The following are from one region of the Fusarium keratoplasticum isolate Fu6.1 chromosome 4, whole genome shotgun sequence genome:
- a CDS encoding Dimer-Tnp-hAT domain-containing protein: protein MSETALKGSLAGSASSSPPPAFPRLGSRPKSIAKQYDAALALASTTDSSVDDLYKITWGQRRFVIASLLDRRKSRGRRSWIGNHGWFLAELRRDNTSSGDIWCCRLCDDKGTPRFFNAQSTSSAQAHLYKAHRITETFEPGSSDDSSVLDLQRSASKKRPAPSSFILPRAKMARIRELSVGYIVDSNLPFTTFESTYLQELFRQLDPDLYTQVPWGRTAAKKDLEDILSLKKAAVKEELDKAITQVHISFDLWTSPNRLAFISIFGHYIDQSNLYQSRLLAFRRQIGSHAGENIAYTIRNVVRDWGDRFEAWGLDL, encoded by the exons ATGTCCGAGACCGCTTTAAAAGGCAGCCTTGCTGGCAGcgcgtcgtcatcgccaccaccCGCATTTCCTCGTCTCGGATCCCGGCCtaagagcatcgccaagcagtATGATGCCGCTTTGGCTTTAGCCTCGACTACCGATTCTTCCGTTGACGACCTTTACAAGATTACTTGGGGCCAACGACGTTTCGTTATTGCAAGCCTCTTAGataggaggaagagcaggggCCGGCGAAGCTGGATCGGAAACCATGGCTGGTTCCTAGCAGAATTGAGGAGAGACAATACATCTAGCGGGGATATCTGGTGTTGCCGGCTCTGTGATGATAAGGGCACACCGCGATTTTTCAATGCTCAGTCGACATCTTCGGCACAAGCCCATCTTTACAA AGCTCACAGGATCACCGAGACCTTCGAACCGGGCTCATCTGACGATTCGTCGGTCCTCGATCTTCAAAGAAGCGCATCCAAGAAacggccagctccttcttccttcattcTTCCCCGAGCGAAGATGGCGCGGATCAGAGAGCTCTCAGTTGGCTATATTGTTGATTCTAATCTCCCCTTTACTACCTTCGagagtacctacctacaagAGCTATTCCGTCAGCTAGACCCTGATCTTTATACCCAGGTGCCCTGGGGTCGAACTGCAGCTAAGAAAGACCTAGAGGATATACTCTCTTTAAAGAAagcggccgtcaaggaggaactcgacaaggctATTACCCAGGTACATATCAGCTTCGATCTCTGGACCTCTCCAAACAGACTAGCTTTCATTTCGATCTTTGGTCACTATATTGACCAGAGCAACTTATACCAAAGCCGGCTGCTGGCTTTCAGGAGGCAGATCGGGTCTCACGCCGGCGAGAATATCGCCTACACTATAAGGAATGTCGTCCGTGATTGGGGGGATCGATTCGAAGCTTGGGGTCTCGATCTGTGA
- a CDS encoding MFS domain-containing protein yields the protein MAVELASVASAQLPIHEESGEDRESLVPALPPPDRGPAAWKFLFGIFTIEAVLWGMGALFTNGTDSLTVSGFPLSYGVFQDYYSKQPEFEGDSNLAVIGTVSTSIYFLGAPIATPLVKRFQRWQRHMITAGWAGCVASLVAASFMKSVSGLIVTQGVLYGTSFILLYFPLLIMLNEWFVQRRGVAYGVMSAGSGASGVGYPFLLEVLLSKYGYQTTLRAVAVAAFVLGGPILFMLKPRLPPSHHGALRILDFGFAKKPLFWVFAVSNLIQGFGYYIPALYLPTFASLIGISGTLGALILSAENLAIVISQLIFGFILDRTNNMLLLIFISSFVSAVVSFALWGFAHSFVTLLMFALLFGLFAGAFPVLWAKFGSVISEDPAQIYSLMAFGKGIGNLATGPVTAKLLTQPVSSGYGIGKFEPVIIFLGSFMFCSSLAIFGWPLQRRTG from the coding sequence ATGGCTGTTGAACTCGCATCTGTGGCTTCTGCCCAACTTCCCATCCACGAGGAAAGCGGAGAGGATAGAGAGTCGCTCGTACCGGCTCTGCCGCCGCCAGATCGAGGTCCCGCGGCCTGGAAGTTTCTCTTTGGCATATTTACCATTGAGGCAGTTCTCTGGGGTATGGGCGCTCTTTTCACCAATGGAACAGACTCACTAACAGTGTCAGGGTTCCCTCTCTCGTATGGTGTCTTCCAAGACTATTATTCCAAGCAGCCCGAATTTGAAGGCGACTCCAACCTTGCTGTCATTGGAACTGTTTCAACGAGTATCTATTTCCTAGGAGCCCCCATCGCTACGCCCTTAGTCAAACGATTTCAGCGCTGGCAACGCCACATGATTAccgctggctgggctggctgcgTCGCCTCTCTCGTCGCCGCCTCATTCATGAAGAGCGTCAGCGGTCTCATTGTCACCCAAGGTGTACTGTACGGGACAAGCTTTATCTTGCTTTACTTCCCGCTACTGATTATGCTCAATGAATGGTTCGTGCAGCGACGTGGAGTTGCATACGGCGTCATGTCCGCAGGCAGTGGTGCTAGTGGAGTTGGATACCCGTTCCTTTTGGAGGTGTTGTTATCCAAGTACGGATATCAGACGACTCTTCGAGCGGTGGCCGTGGCGGCATTCGTGCTGGGCGGTCCCATTTTGTTCATGCTCAAGCCTCGGCTTCCGCCTTCACATCATGGAGCGCTGCGCATCCTCGACTTTGGTTTTGCGAAGAAGCCTCTGTTTTGGGTCTTTGCCGTATCCAATTTGATCCAGGGCTTCGGTTACTACATCCCGGCGCTGTATTTGCCGACTTTTGCGTCTCTCATCGGCATCTCGGGAACCTTGGGCGCCTTGATCCTCTCGGCCGAAAACttggccatcgtcatcagTCAActcatctttggcttcatcttAGACCGGACCAACAAcatgctcctcctcatcttcatctcgtctttTGTATCCGCTGTTGTCTCTTTCGCACTTTGGGGGTTCGCTCACTCGTTTGTCACGCTTCTCATGTTTGCCCTTCTCTTTGGTTTATTCGCCGGAGCATTCCCTGTCCTTTGGGCCAAGTTTGGATCTGTCATCTCGGAGGATCCGGCGCAGATCTATAGTCTGATGGCTTTTGGCAAGGGAATCGGAAACCTTGCGACGGGTCCTGTGACGGCGAAGCTGTTGACGCAGCCCGTTAGTTCTGGTTATGGCATTGGAAAGTTTGAGCCTgttattattttcttaggATCATTTATGTTTTGCTCTTCCCTGGCCATCTTTGGCTGGCCACTTCAGCGTCGAACCGGATAG
- a CDS encoding Mtf2 domain-containing protein, with the protein MSRNLLPFLYQTRTLQFACRRPVSLLVAQKAGIITKNKRSKRPDNSIPFEWDDAEQANSHITPEQEGTLTPTESEIFKGIFDEIAQGRLPKAKKRPESAEGQAELTSQRPAKETSGEGFSEGSLVDQARSAQSDPNFLKQFPASLQNAAQAALGKFKLAPARPRLRDLAELDRAEAKQMAVWAQYESIRETEKLRVETLMKACQTDVELWEVMEDEVFSLPGKLMIGSSDARKERKERKKQKMAAKRAGEETTVEETATKAAQPSMLKDGSRVMDIHGPLYPHYLSTGMKLLDTAFLKPSILALNIIPRVKDLGLSSYVLGVSTPLFAKLADIHWRRYGDATAALDALDEMQSVGLHPNEEVEKLVEEISSHLHSCTWGAQGPFVMAMMESPPYDASLTTRLERWERVIAKSRPRQLEME; encoded by the coding sequence ATGTCACGGAATTTACTTCCATTTTTATATCAGACCCGGACACTGCAATTTGCTTGCAGGCGTCCGGTGTCACTTCTCGTCGCCCAAAAAGCTGGCATTatcaccaagaacaagcGCAGCAAAAGACCCGACAACTCGATTCCCTTTGAGTGGGATGACGCAGAGCAAGCAAACAGTCACATCACCCCTGAACAAGAAGGAACCTTGACGCCAACCGAGTCTGAAATCTTCAAGGGCATCTTTGACGAAATCGCTCAAGGACGGTTGccaaaggccaagaagcgaccTGAATCTGCCGAGGGACAGGCAGAGCTCACATCACAAAGGCCAGCCAAGGAGACTTCTGGAGAAGGATTTTCTGAAGGCTCGCTGGTTGATCAGGCCCGCAGCGCTCAGTCCGACCCCAACTTCTTGAAGCAATTCCCAGCGTCGCTGCAGAATGCGGCCCAGGCCGCCCTGGGCAAATTCAAGCTTGCGCCTGCGCGCCCCAGGCTCCGCGACTTGGCCGAACTCGACAGGGCCGAAGCTAAACAGATGGCCGTGTGGGCGCAATACGAAAGTATCAGGGAGACGGAGAAGCTGAGGGTTGAGACTCTGATGAAAGCTTGCCAGACGGATGTTGAGCTGTGGGAGGtcatggaggatgaggtctTCTCGCTGCCTGGGAAGTTGATGATTGGGTCGTCTGACGCGAGAAAGGAGAgaaaggagagaaagaagcagaagatggcTGCCAAAAGAGCGGGCGAGGAGACGACTGTCGAGGAAACGGCCACAAAGGCTGCACAACCTTCGATGCTAAAAGATGGGAGCCGTGTCATGGACATCCATGGACCCCTCTACCCTCACTACCTCAGCACCGGCATGAAGCTGTTGGACACGGCATTCCTAAAGCCGTCTATCCTAGCCTTGAACATCATCCCGCGGGTCAAGGATCTCGGCCTTTCGTCCTACGTCCTCGGCGTTTCGACTCCGCTGTTTGCCAAGCTAGCAGACATTCACTGGAGGCGGTACGGCGACGCCACGGCTGCCTTGGACGCCCTGGATGAGATGCAGTCGGTTGGCCTTCATCCCAACGAGGAGGTGGAGAAGTTGGTTGAGGAGATTTCCAGCCATCTGCACAGCTGCACATGGGGTGCTCAGGGTCCTTttgtcatggccatgatggagtcGCCTCCTTACGACGCTTCTCTTACTACCCGGTTGGAACGTTGGGAACGTGTCATTGCCAAGTCTCGGCCGCGacagctggagatggagtga
- a CDS encoding DNA damage-binding protein CMR1 has translation MPAQRDGAPMSKFELRRQQNKEANEKLLNAVSAVAKKVAPPKPPPKKATPSRTRTRSTPVKTEPTRATRKSTRLAGLGADNDTLKRKFEFEAEVAAAQAKAKKLRVNGDLSLGDIAVEGKKWEAGAGGLKGIVRGAQPGVRTFTEDDVKETTDKGLKELRLRMSDLKLYEHWAPNDIKITPQRAYALGFHPTESKPIIFAGDKEGAMGVFDASQTSPEVDDDDEDVDIPDPVISAFKTHSRTITSFVFSQHEPNSVYSSSYDSSIRKLDLEKEQSVQVWAPEDANEELPISALDMADSEPNLLFFSTLDGGVGRYDIRTSDSAEIWNLSEQKIGGFSLHPLQPHLLATASLDRTLKIWDLRQITGKGDLRHPALLGEHESRLSVSHASWSAGGQIATSSYDDTIKIYNFADAGSWKRGHDIKSEAMEPAHKVPHNNQTGRWVTILKPQWQKRPHDGIQKFVIGNMNRFVDVFASDGSQLAQLGGDGISAVPAVAHFHPTLDWVAGATASGKLCFWR, from the exons ATGCCCGCCCAAAGAGATGGCGCGCCGATGAGCAAGTTCGAGCTCCGCCGACAGCAGAACAAGGAGGCGAACGAGAAACTGCTCAATGCCGTATCCGCCGTCGCGAAGAAGGTTGCGCCGCCAAAGCCGCCGCCAAAGAAAGCGACGCCTTCCAGAACAAGAACACGCAGCACCCCTGTTAAGACAGAGCCTACCCGAGCCACTCGAAAGTCCACGCGCCTCGCCGGTCTTGGGGCAGACAACGACACTCTCAAGAGAAAATTCGAGTTCGAGGCCGAAGTTGCGGCCGCGCAAGCAAAGGCTAAGAAGCTGAGGGTTAATGGTGATCTTAGCCTTGGCGATATTGCAGTCGAGGGAAAGAAGTGGGAAGCTGGCGCGGGTGGTCTCAAGGGGATCGTTCGCGGCGCGCAACCCGGAGTGCGGACTTTCACAGAGGATGATGTCAAAGAGACCACGGATAAGGGCCTCAAGGAGTTGCGACTTCGAATGAGCGATCTCAAGTTGTACGAACATTGGGCGCCTAACG ATATCAAGATCACCCCCCAACGCGCATACGCCCTTGGATTCCATCCCACAGAATCGAAGCCTATCATATTTGCCGGCGACAAAGAAGGTGCCATGGGAGTGTTTGATGCCTCCCAAACTTCACCCgaagtcgacgacgatgacgaagacgtCGACATTCCCGACCCCGTGATTTCTGCGTTTAAGACACACAGTCGCACGATAACCTCCTTTGTGTTTTCGCAGCACGAGCCAAACTCTGTATACTCGTCGTCCTACGATTCATCAATCAGAAAACTcgacctggagaaggagcaATCAGTTCAAGTCTGGGCTCCCGAGGATGCCAACGAAGAACTCCCCATATCCGCACTGGACATGGCAGACTCCGAACCCAATCTACTCTTCTTTTCCACACTTGATGGAGGTGTTGGCCGCTACGATATCAGGACCTCTGACAGCGCAGAAATCTGGAACTTGTCAGAGCAAAAGATTGGCGGCTTCTCCCTTCACCCGTTACAGCCACACCTCCTGGCAACAGCTTCTCTCGATCGCACACTAAAGATCTGGGACTTGCGACAGATTACTGGAAAGGGTGATCTCAGGCACCCTGCACTTCTGGGCGAGCATGAGTCGCGCCTCTCGGTGTCGCATGCATCGTGGAGTGCTGGGGGACAAATCGCGACGTCGTCCTAcgacgacaccatcaagatcTACAACTTCGCAGACGCCGGGTCCTGGAAACGTGGACACGACATCAAATCAGAGGCCATGGAACCCGCGCACAAGGTGCCACACAACAATCAGACTGGTCGCTGGGTGACCATCTTGAAGCCACAGTGGCAGAAGAGACCCCACGATGGTATTCAGAAGTTTGTCATTGGCAACATGAACCGCTTTGTCGACGTCTTTGCCTCGGACGGCAGCCAGCTCGCCCAGCTAGGCGGCGACGGCATTTCCGCTGTGCCAGCAGTCGCACACTTCCATCCAACACTAGACTGGGTCGCCGGTGCAACAGCAAGTGGCAAGCTCTGTTTCTGGCGGTAA
- a CDS encoding Sterol 3-beta-glucosyltransferase, which produces MAPQSDAAPVRASVGDDNVKKRVSRKLHKRRREDLSATIFPEPLQESDNSGDEDVVPTQGPPMFMNMNQSIFGLIAAAGSRVDFNDRFDGISSDDEESPEPKDREGRSEDLAKTSVLKSPGKEKGHRRRKLSEHKLLRSLPALPRFHTKSKRHSSRLSAPAEVADESSDASQSGLSTPPTFAITRHDSHGRQAPVMTRMLEAKAEMSSRPSFDLDRLSSDVSRSSDGQEPQPLAKKLMEIFEFSEPEQVIEEYPCWLLQSVLLQGYMYITSKHICFYAYLPKKAHEAAKSGYLSKSGKRNPKYNRYWFRLKGDVLTYYSNSTDLYFPHGQIDLRYGISAAIVDKDKEGLHFQVETHHRTYHFRADSAPSAKEWVKSLQRVIFRSHNDGDSVKISLPIENVIDIEDTQMIEFADTCKIRIIDNDETYAIDEYFFSFFSFGKEAINVLRILIEDASPANRSADKIVSSRDEREASQPPSARTSMAANRNSLHVGKLRTTKLPDTVKATLSPMSPSSPSQLSPRASMDAPRSSFDALKNFGRKSIDVSRPPIRDISPRTSFNGTRRSMSRRRREGTTTPKQALDSGDSFLQSSVEDPSISTLAPSSLEDPSASQILRGSEVFHNPTMRRSASASRNRVSPDKNLPRNSSSNAPRIRPIVHAATTGSMQEMQGEGESSQRPLTPTLQSITKMGAYPLQRANAFAEYLSRTSQRMGSLFATESMGYVEKVHGMWKGGHRHYDEPSGLRPDDDDEEEEDGKIQNLMDRFRAHFALPESEKLLATYFGYIVRVLPLYGKFYISDRSFCFRSLVPGTRTKLILPLKDIENVHKEKGFRFGFYGLVVVIRGHEELFFEFRPPEIRDDCAVTMHQILETSRYLEKSGILEQEEQEDEDAAIAERDALKEARQDEFADHELELPHETSGVSNAPTILFDDPNASALAFKPQKSMKVTCLTIGSRGDVQPYIALCKGLLAEGHKPRIATHAEFQGWIESHGIEFARVEGDPAELMRLCIENGTFTWSFLREANSTFRGWLDDLLDSAFKACEGSELLIESPSAMAGIHIAEKLGIPYFRAFTMPWTRTRAYPHAFIMPEHKMGGAYNYMTYIMFDNIFWKATAYQVNRWRNNTLGLPNTSLEKMQPNKVPFLYNFSPSVVAPPLDFSDWIRVTGYWFLDEGGEWEPPQELQDFITKARADGKKLVYVGFGSIIVNDPAKMTQEVIDAVHKADVRCILSKGWSDRISSKEDPNKPRAPEPEMPPEIHVIKSAPHDWLFRQIDAAAHHGGSGTTGASLRAGIPTIIRPFFGDQFFFASRVEDLGVGVWVKKWGTNSFGRALWEVTRNERMIVKARVLGEQIRSEAGVENAIQCIYRDLEYAKSLIKRKAGKNEQPDSGEDDDTEESWTFVGRDEPDPDVVTKKLSEGLAGLGTGSERSLGSQVQSSVAT; this is translated from the exons ATGGCCCCTCAGTCTGATGCGGCTCCTGTCCGCGCCAGCGTCGGTGACGACAATGTCAAGAAGCGCGTGAGCAGGAAGTTGCACAAGAGACGGAGAGAGGACCTTTCAGCAACCATATTCCCCGAACCTCTACAAGAAAGCGACAACTcgggcgacgaggatgtcgtccCGACTCAGGGACCGCCCATGTTCATGAACATGAACCAGAGCATCTTTGGCTTAATTGCTGCTGCGGGTTCGCGCGTCGACTTTAACGATCGATTCGATGGTATTAgcagtgatgatgaggagagtCCGGAGCCCAAGGACCGTGAAGGACGGTCAGAAGACCTTGCCAAGACCTCTGTGTTAAAGTCACCAGGCAAGGAGAAAGGCCACCGTAGGAGGAAACTTTCGGAGCACAAGCTATTACGCTCTCTTCCTGCATTGCCCAGATTCCACACAAAGTCTAAGCGCCACTCAAGTCGTCTTTCTGCTCCTGCTGAAGTAGCAGACGAATCCAGCGATGCCAGCCAGAGTGGTTTATCAACTCCTCCCACCTTTGCCATCACACGCCACGATAGCCACGGTCGACAAGCACCTGTAATGACACGGATGCTagaggccaaggcagagATGTCGAGCCGCCCTAGTTTTGACCTGGACCGGCTCTCTTCGGACGTGAGTCGGTCCAGCGATGGCCAGGAACCGCAGCCTCTGGCAAAGAAGTTGATGGAGATCTTCGAGTTCAGCGAGCCAGAGCAGGTTATTGAGG AATATCCTTGCTGGTTGCTACAGAGTGTCCTTCTCCAAGGATACATGTACATCACTTCGAAGCACATTTGCTTCTATGCCTATCTCCCCAAGAAAGCG CATGAGGCAGCCAAGTCGGGTTACCTCTCAAAGAGCGGCAAGCGAAATCCCAAGTATAACCGATACTGGTTCCGACTCAAGGGCGACGTCTTAACATACTATTCGAATTCGACGGATCTCTACTTTCCCCACGGCCAGATCGACCTTCGCTACGGCATCTCGGCAGCCATCgtggacaaggacaaggaaggCCTCCACTTTCAGGTTGAGACTCACCATCGCACATATCACTTCAGAGCCGACAGTGCGCCCAGTGCAAAGGAATGGGTCAAGAGTCTCCAGCGTGTCATTTTCCGAAGCCACAATGACGGAGACAGTGTCAAGATTTCGCTGCCGATCGAGAACGTGATCGATATCGAGGACACTCAGATGATCGAGTTTGCAGATACTTGCAAGATCCGTATTATCGATAACGACGAGACTTACGCGATCGACGAG tacttcttctctttcttcagCTTTGGCAAGGAAGCCATCAATGTGCTTAGGATTCTCATTGAGGATGCCTCGCCAGCAAATCGCTCAGCGGACAAGATCGTGTCCAGCCGTGACGAGCGGGAAGCTTCGCAGCCTCCCTCTGCCCGAACTTCCATGGCGGCGAACAGGAACAGTTTACACGTGGGCAAACTGCGGACTACCAAGCTACCAGACACGGTCAAGGCGACCTTGTCACCAATGTCGCCCAGTTCTCCGAGCCAACTGAGTCCCCGCGCAAGTATGGATGCGCCACGATCCAGCTTTGATGCGCTCAAGAATTTTGGACGGAAGAGTATCGACGTCAGCCGCCCTCCCATCCGAGACATCAGCCCTCGAACGAGTTTTAACGGAACGCGACGATCTATGAGCCGCAGACGCCGAGAGGGTACTACGACTCCGAAGCAAGCGCTGGACTCTGGGGACTCGTTCCTTCAGTCGTCAGTAGAGGATCCAAGCATCTCTACTCTGGCCCCGTCTTCTCTCGAAGACCCATCTGCCAGTCAAATCCTGAGAGGAAGTGAAGTCTTTCACAATCCAACCATGCGACGGTCGGCTTCGGCCAGCAGGAATAGGGTGTCTCCTGACAAGAACTTGCCCCGTAATTCAAGCTCCAATGCGCCGCGCATCCGTCCTATTGTTCATGCTGCGACGACTGGCTCTATGCAGGAAATGCAAGGAGAGGGTGAGAGCTCTCAGCGCCCGCTCACCCCAACACTGCagagcatcaccaagatggGAGCATACCCGTTGCAGAGAGCAAATGCGTTTGCCGAGTATCTCAGCAGGACGAGCCAGCGCATGGGTTCGTTGTTTGCGACTGAGTCAATGGGCTACGTCGAGAAGGTCCACGGCATGTGGAAGGGAGGCCACCGCCACTACGATGAGCCTTCTGGGCTTAGgcccgacgacgatgatgaagaggaggaggatggcaagATCCAGAACTTGATGGATCGATTCCGGGCGCATTTTGCGCTGCCAGAGTCGGAGAAGCTTCTTGCGACATACTTTGGCTACATCGTCCGAGTCTTGCCTCTTTACGGGAAGTTCTACATCAGCGACCGCTCATTCTGCTTCCGGAGTCTAGTTCCGGGGACCAGGACCAAGCTCATCTTACCCTTGAAGGACATCGAGAATGTCCACAAGGAGAAGGGTTTCCGATTTGGCTTCTACGGTCTTGTGGTTGTCATTCGCGGCCACGAAGAGCTCTTCTTTGAGTTTCGACCACCGGAGATCCGGGATGACTGCGCTGTTACCATGCACCAGATTCTCGAGACCAGCCGATACCTGGAAAAGTCGGGAATCCTTGAGCAGGAGGAAcaggaggacgaggacgccGCGATTGCTGAGCGCGATGCCTTGAAGGAGGCGCGACAGGACGAGTTTGCCGATCACGAGCTGGAGCTTCCTCACGAGACTTCTGGAGTCTCTAATGCTCCGACCATACTCTTTGACGATCCCAACGCATCCGCTCTCGCCTTCAAGCCTCAGAAGTCGATGAAGGTCACATGTCTCACGATCGGTTCCAGGGGCGATGTCCAGCCCTACATCGCCCTGTGCAAGGGCCTCCTTGCCGAGGGTCACAAGCCTCGAATTGCCACACACGCCGAGTTCCAAGGTTGGATCGAGTCCCATGGCATCGAGTTCGCCCGAGTCGAGGGTGATCCTGCTGAGCTAATGCGCCTGTGTATCGAGAACGGAACCTTTACATGGTCATTCCTTCGCGAGGCAAACTCGACCTTCCGAGGATGGCTTGACGACCTTCTCGACTCGGCATTCAAGGCATGCGAGGGATCTGAGCTTCTTATCGAGTCTCCATCGGCGATGGCGGGCATCCACATCGCAGAGAAGCTCGGTATTCCGTACTTTAGAGCTTTCACAATGCCTTGGACTAGGACACGAGCATATCCTCATGCCTTTATCATGCCCGAACACAAGATGGGAGGAGCCTACAACTACATGACGTACATCATGTTTGACAACATCTTCTGGAAGGCCACGGCGTACCAGGTGAACCGATGGAGAAACAACACGCTGGGGCTTCCGAATACGAGCCTCGAAAAGATGCAGCCTAACAAGGTTCCTTTCTTGTACAACTTTAGCCCAAGCGTGGTCGCTCCACCTCTGGACTTTTCAGACTGGATCAGAGTGACGGGCTACTGGTTCTTGGACGAGGGTGGTGAGTGGGAGCCGCCGCAGGAACTGCAGgacttcatcaccaaggccagGGCAGATGGAAAGAAGCTGGTCTATGTCGGATTCGGATCTATCATTGTCAACGATCCTGCCAAGATGACGCAAGAGGTTATCGACGCCGTACACAAGGCCGATGTTCGATGCATTCTTTCCAAGGGCTGGTCCGACCGCATCTCTTCCAAGGAAGACCCAAACAAACCGCGAGCTCCGGAGCCAGAGATGCCTCCGGAGATTCATGTCATCAAATCGGCGCCTCACGACTGGCTGTTCCGGCAAATTGATGCTGCCGCACACCATGGTGGTTCAGGAACAACAGGCGCCAGCTTGCGGGCGGGTATCCCGACAATCATTCGACCATTCTTTGGAGATCAGTTCTTCTTTGCCAGCAGAGTCGAGGATCTGGGTGTTGGAGTTTGGGTCAAGAAATGGGGAACCAACAGCTTCGGTCGAGCACTCTGGGAAGTGACTCGAAACGAACGCATGATCGTCAAGGCACGTGTCCTTGGCGAGCAGATTCGAAGC GAGGCCGGCGTTGAGAACGCTATTCAGTGCATTTACCGTGACCTCGAGTACGCCAAGAGTCTGATCAAGCGCAAGGCGGGCAAGAATGAACAGCCGGATTccggtgaagatgacgataCAGAAGAGAGCTGGACGTTTGTCGGAAGAGACGAACCGGATCCCGACGTCGTTACCAAGAAGTTGAGCGAGGGCTTGGCCGGTTTGGGTACCGGCAGTGAGCGATCACTTGGAAGCCAGGTGCAGAGCTCAGTTGCGACATGA